The DNA segment GTTTGCTCGTCTAGTTTGCCGTTTTTAAATGGCGTAATTAACGCCGTCATCGCCCCTTGTAAAATTTCGCTCATTGCTCTTCCTTTTTTAGTATTATCGTGGTTGAGTTTTTGGTGGTAAAGTATTTTTTTGCCATATTTTTTATTAAATTCTCATCTATATTTTCTATATTTTTCTCAAACTCATAAAGTGGCTTAATATCGCCACGAGCAAGGTAACTTCCATATAAATTTGCAACCTTTGAAGCGCTGTCAAATGAGTAGATAAAATCGCTTTTTATCATATTTTTAACACGTGTAATCTCGTCATTTTGTATTGGTTGCTCTTTTAGATTGGCTAAAATTTCTAAAATTTCATTTTCTACAATTTTTGCGTCAATGTTTGGATTGCAAACGGCTAAAAATATAAATAAATTTTCATCAATGCTACTCATCGGGTAGGCATAAATTTGATTTACAAGCTGTTTTTCTTCAACCAAAATTTTTTGCAAAACCGAGCTTTTGCCACTTGAAAGATACTCACTAATGGCGTTTAATCCGATCTGATCGGCGTGGTTAAAGCTTGGAATTTTAAATGCGATGGCTAACATCTCAACCTCGCTATCTCTATACAAAACCGCTCTCTTCTCGCCGTCTTGCTTTGGTTCAATACAATGAACCTTTGGAATTTCACGGCTATTTTTTATGTTTTCAAACGCACTCTTGGCTAACTCAAACGCACTTTTTTTATCAATATCGCCACTGATTAACAAAATCGCATTTTTTGGCTGATAGTAAGTGGCGTGAAAATCCTTAATATCATCAATCGTCCAGTTTTTTATGTCGCTAGTAAAGCCGATCGGTGTCCAGTGGTATGGGTGGTAGATAAATGCGTGGTTGTAAAGTCGGTAGTAAAGGTATCCAAGCGGATTATTATCTGTCCGCCACCTTCGCTCTTCTGCTACCA comes from the Campylobacter mucosalis genome and includes:
- a CDS encoding M16 family metallopeptidase, whose product is MIKFNKTKLKNGLEIYHIPLNRGSKVISVDIFYKVGSRNEQMGKSGIAHMLEHLNFKSTKNLKAGEFDEIVKGFGGINNASTGFDYTHYFIKCSSENLGKSLELFAELMANLNLKDREFQPERDVVAEERRWRTDNNPLGYLYYRLYNHAFIYHPYHWTPIGFTSDIKNWTIDDIKDFHATYYQPKNAILLISGDIDKKSAFELAKSAFENIKNSREIPKVHCIEPKQDGEKRAVLYRDSEVEMLAIAFKIPSFNHADQIGLNAISEYLSSGKSSVLQKILVEEKQLVNQIYAYPMSSIDENLFIFLAVCNPNIDAKIVENEILEILANLKEQPIQNDEITRVKNMIKSDFIYSFDSASKVANLYGSYLARGDIKPLYEFEKNIENIDENLIKNMAKKYFTTKNSTTIILKKEEQ